Proteins co-encoded in one Mycobacterium mantenii genomic window:
- a CDS encoding amidohydrolase family protein — protein sequence MVSDTRDLAQHIGEVALIDQHVHGCWSAPGDRQRFENALNEANSEPITHSGFDSQLGFAVRAHCAPVLGLPKHADPQAYWERRRQFDENDLNRLFLTAAGVSDWLVDTGIGGTGVAGVADMARLSGNRVHEVVRLEEVAEQAAQLPGDYATAFGDLLRRRAAGAVGTKSILAYRGGFDGDLSEPSTTEVAEAAARWREGGGTRLQDRVLLRFGLHQALRLGKPLQFHVGFGDRDCDLHKANPLLLLDFLRGTADIPIVLLHCYPYEREAGYLAQAFNNVYVDGGLSVNHLGARSRAFLARLLEMAPFSKILYSSDGFGPAELHFLGTVLWRRGVERLLREFVDRDDWSEPDAIRVVDLIARENAARIYDLG from the coding sequence ATGGTCTCCGACACCCGCGACCTGGCCCAACACATCGGCGAAGTGGCGCTGATCGATCAGCATGTCCACGGCTGCTGGTCGGCGCCCGGAGACCGGCAGCGATTCGAGAACGCGCTCAACGAGGCCAACAGCGAACCCATCACCCATTCGGGTTTCGACTCACAACTGGGGTTCGCGGTCCGCGCGCATTGCGCCCCCGTCCTGGGGCTGCCGAAACACGCCGATCCGCAGGCCTACTGGGAGCGTCGCCGCCAGTTTGACGAAAACGACCTGAACCGGCTGTTCTTGACGGCCGCCGGGGTGAGCGACTGGTTGGTGGACACCGGGATCGGCGGCACTGGTGTCGCCGGAGTCGCGGATATGGCTCGGCTGTCCGGCAACCGAGTGCACGAGGTCGTTCGCCTCGAGGAGGTGGCCGAGCAGGCCGCGCAGCTGCCGGGTGACTATGCGACGGCGTTCGGGGACTTGCTGCGCCGGCGCGCGGCCGGCGCGGTCGGCACCAAATCGATTCTGGCCTACCGTGGCGGGTTCGACGGCGACCTGAGCGAACCGTCGACGACGGAGGTCGCCGAAGCGGCGGCCCGCTGGCGTGAGGGCGGCGGGACGCGGTTGCAGGACAGGGTCCTGTTGCGGTTCGGGTTGCACCAGGCGCTGCGGCTGGGCAAACCGCTGCAATTCCACGTCGGGTTCGGCGACCGTGACTGCGATCTGCACAAAGCCAATCCGCTTCTCCTGCTTGACTTTCTGCGGGGTACTGCGGACATCCCGATCGTGCTGTTGCACTGTTATCCCTATGAGCGCGAGGCGGGTTATCTTGCCCAGGCGTTCAACAACGTCTACGTCGACGGCGGATTGAGCGTCAACCATTTGGGGGCCCGGTCACGGGCGTTCCTTGCCCGATTGCTGGAGATGGCGCCCTTTTCCAAAATCCTCTATTCGTCGGACGGTTTCGGTCCGGCGGAATTGCACTTCCTCGGTACGGTCTTGTGGCGCAGGGGCGTCGAGCGGTTGCTGCGCGAATTTGTGGACCGTGACGACTGGAGCGAGCCAGACGCTATCCGGGTGGTCGACCTGATCGCCCGGGAGAACGCCGCCCGCATCTACGACCTCGGGTGA
- a CDS encoding tyrosine-type recombinase/integrase, translated as MGKSPEDVVGEDVLSFIREQRQPRRGAEVVRIEDGEAGLSARTIKRRLASVTGLFEYLIVRGVVARNPVPQGLSTRTPSRAVRGVPLIRTPRTLPRVIDPDEADALMRALRTHRDRAMVQAMLLGGLRRCEVLGLRLRDVHPGEKRLFIADGKGGHQRIVPVSPRFFATLASYLDLERPATASTDHVFVVLKGQRRGRALSAAGLDEIVAGARGRAGIEHLTCHQLRHTCFTRLREAGMALEAIQAQAGHRSIESTRIYLHLANDWLAGEYRRAVEAIDAQAMQAP; from the coding sequence GTGGGCAAGTCGCCCGAAGACGTCGTCGGCGAGGACGTGTTGTCATTCATCCGGGAGCAGCGTCAGCCCCGCCGTGGCGCGGAGGTGGTGCGGATTGAGGACGGTGAGGCGGGGCTGTCGGCGCGCACGATCAAGCGGCGGCTGGCCTCGGTCACCGGGCTGTTTGAGTATCTGATCGTTCGTGGTGTTGTCGCGAGAAATCCGGTGCCGCAAGGGTTGTCGACGCGGACTCCGAGCCGCGCGGTGCGTGGGGTGCCGTTGATCCGCACTCCGCGCACCCTGCCGCGGGTGATCGACCCGGATGAGGCCGACGCCTTGATGCGGGCGCTGCGCACCCACCGGGATCGGGCGATGGTACAGGCGATGCTGCTCGGCGGCTTGCGTCGGTGCGAGGTGCTCGGGCTGCGGCTGCGCGATGTGCATCCTGGCGAGAAGCGGTTGTTCATCGCCGACGGTAAGGGCGGACATCAGCGGATCGTGCCGGTGTCACCGCGCTTTTTCGCTACCCTGGCCAGCTACCTGGATCTGGAGCGCCCGGCCACCGCGTCGACCGATCATGTGTTCGTCGTGCTGAAGGGCCAACGTCGGGGTCGGGCGCTCAGCGCGGCCGGCTTGGACGAGATCGTCGCCGGTGCCCGAGGTCGCGCCGGCATCGAGCATCTGACCTGTCATCAACTGCGGCACACCTGTTTCACCCGGCTGCGTGAGGCCGGGATGGCGCTGGAGGCGATCCAGGCCCAGGCCGGGCACCGCTCGATCGAATCCACCCGCATCTACCTGCATTTGGCCAACGACTGGCTCGCCGGCGAATACCGGCGCGCGGTCGAGGCGATCGACGCACAAGCGATGCAGGCACCGTGA
- a CDS encoding tyrosine-type recombinase/integrase, with protein MAADDASLIEDYLAAMRAAGRKTGRSTVQAAQTCQAKIRRAGGWGGLTAEQQIDAVAKAPSFTSWLMVTSRITVDAELLSQTDLRPGLPARQFCATDYHWFSESCSRIGVSARDSAAQWNILAKITAITGVSPGAITGEHFDAARVAMTTAYARRGKPTAGQNVAAVFHRLRLTLFHAGRIPTLRPPPARQPVSVTGWAAVTPGFAATARRYVEQVTLSLRPSTVKSIEHDLRQFGTWLAHTYPDVASCADLERTHIEAFKRWLSTHPTPSTGKPLNRVSIKNALINLHCFLTRTAEWGYPNSPIRPLMFPGDLPIIDKPLPRFLDDAAATKLLRSARADPDPLSRLIIELLARTGIRRSELLALTVDAVVQIGSAYWLRIPIGKLHNDRYIPLHPQLKDLLDDWISHHRPSGLRTDRLLLEHNRPISSHRITAALRRASETAGIDNVTAHQLRHTLATQAVNRGMSLDAIAALLGHKTLAMTMIYARIADKTVAEEYFAVTEKVEALYGQPHQLASDDEGCEMRKLRTEMHRRMLGNGYCARPVEMDCHFESICESCSFFVTTIEFRPTLQRQRDDAARKGQVGRQKVFDGLLNRLDTTAS; from the coding sequence GTGGCCGCAGATGACGCCTCGCTCATCGAGGACTACCTGGCCGCGATGCGGGCTGCCGGGCGCAAGACCGGCCGATCTACAGTTCAGGCTGCGCAAACGTGCCAGGCCAAGATCCGCCGGGCCGGCGGATGGGGTGGCCTCACCGCCGAGCAGCAGATTGACGCGGTCGCCAAAGCACCCTCGTTCACCTCGTGGTTGATGGTCACCAGCCGCATCACTGTGGATGCCGAACTGCTTAGCCAAACCGATCTGCGGCCAGGACTCCCGGCACGCCAGTTCTGCGCCACCGACTATCACTGGTTCAGCGAAAGTTGTTCCCGGATCGGTGTCTCGGCAAGGGACTCTGCGGCGCAGTGGAACATCTTGGCGAAGATCACCGCGATCACCGGTGTGTCACCGGGCGCGATCACCGGCGAACATTTCGACGCCGCCCGCGTCGCGATGACCACCGCCTACGCCCGCCGGGGCAAGCCCACCGCGGGCCAGAACGTGGCCGCGGTCTTTCACCGTTTGCGGCTGACGCTCTTCCATGCCGGCCGGATCCCCACGCTGCGCCCGCCGCCAGCGCGGCAACCCGTCTCGGTGACCGGATGGGCAGCCGTCACACCGGGTTTCGCGGCTACCGCCCGCCGCTATGTGGAGCAAGTCACGTTGAGTCTGCGCCCGAGCACCGTCAAGAGCATCGAACACGACCTGCGCCAGTTCGGCACCTGGCTCGCGCACACCTATCCCGATGTGGCGTCCTGTGCTGATCTTGAGCGCACGCACATCGAGGCGTTCAAACGATGGTTGTCGACGCATCCCACACCGAGCACGGGCAAACCGCTTAACCGGGTCAGCATCAAGAACGCCCTGATCAACCTGCACTGCTTTCTCACCCGTACCGCCGAGTGGGGCTACCCGAACTCGCCGATCCGGCCGCTGATGTTTCCCGGGGACTTGCCCATCATCGACAAGCCGCTGCCACGCTTCCTCGACGACGCCGCCGCGACGAAGCTGTTGCGCTCCGCGCGTGCGGACCCGGACCCGTTGTCCCGGTTGATCATCGAATTGTTGGCCCGCACCGGAATCCGCCGCAGCGAACTGCTCGCCCTGACTGTGGACGCGGTCGTGCAGATCGGATCCGCCTACTGGCTACGGATCCCGATCGGCAAGCTGCACAACGACCGCTATATCCCCTTGCACCCACAGCTGAAGGACCTGCTCGACGACTGGATCAGCCATCACCGACCCAGCGGTCTGCGCACCGATCGCCTTTTGCTCGAACACAATCGACCGATCAGCTCCCACCGCATCACCGCCGCGTTGCGTCGCGCTTCCGAAACAGCCGGCATCGACAACGTCACCGCCCATCAGCTGCGTCACACCTTGGCTACCCAAGCGGTGAACCGTGGCATGAGCCTCGACGCGATCGCAGCTCTGCTCGGACACAAAACCTTAGCCATGACAATGATTTACGCGCGAATCGCCGACAAGACCGTCGCCGAGGAGTACTTCGCCGTCACCGAGAAGGTAGAAGCACTCTACGGCCAACCCCACCAGCTCGCCAGCGATGACGAAGGCTGCGAAATGCGCAAGCTCCGCACCGAGATGCACCGCCGCATGCTGGGCAACGGCTACTGCGCACGCCCAGTCGAGATGGACTGCCACTTCGAATCGATCTGCGAATCCTGCAGCTTCTTCGTCACCACCATCGAGTTCCGGCCCACCCTGCAACGCCAGCGTGACGATGCCGCTCGCAAGGGCCAGGTCGGCCGTCAGAAGGTCTTCGATGGCCTCCTCAACCGCCTCGACACCACCGCGTCGTGA
- a CDS encoding nuclear transport factor 2 family protein — translation MIAVDDVVRGLWQALSQRDWEAIKTFLSDDCLYVDMPVPALSARGPEDIVKRLKMGLEQLAGYENHTGVLVSNGSEVLYEHSETWTFATGEQGVLRFVTVHKVVDGKITVWKDYWDMNSLVAFAPPNHFEGLANGDTSWVFDASALV, via the coding sequence ATGATTGCGGTCGACGACGTCGTGCGTGGGTTGTGGCAGGCCCTTTCGCAGCGGGATTGGGAAGCGATCAAGACCTTCCTGTCCGATGACTGCCTCTATGTCGACATGCCCGTTCCGGCCTTGTCGGCGCGCGGCCCGGAGGACATCGTCAAACGCCTGAAGATGGGCCTCGAACAGTTGGCCGGTTACGAGAACCACACCGGCGTGCTGGTGTCCAACGGCTCCGAGGTGCTCTACGAGCACTCCGAGACATGGACATTCGCCACGGGCGAGCAGGGGGTGCTGCGGTTCGTGACGGTCCACAAAGTCGTCGACGGCAAGATCACGGTCTGGAAGGACTACTGGGACATGAACAGCCTGGTGGCCTTCGCTCCCCCGAACCACTTCGAGGGCTTGGCAAATGGGGACACTAGCTGGGTGTTCGACGCCTCAGCGCTGGTCTGA
- a CDS encoding cytochrome P450, which yields MKERLHWFAMHGFIRGAAALGVRRGEVQARLIADPAVAADPVGYYDEVRAQGRLVKGRVAYLTADHALAHELLRSDDFRVLVFGSNLPAPLRWLERRTRDDLLHPLRAPSLLAVEPPDHTRYRKTVSAVFTPRAVAALRDRVEQTAAELLDRLAAESGVVDIVGRYCSQLPVSIISDILGVPESERRRVLEFGELAAPSLDIGLPWRQYRSVQDGIAGFSSWLGEHLQQLRRSPSDNLMSQLIQTAESGSAETYLNEKELQAIAGLVLAAGFETTVNLLGNGIRMLLDAPQHLDTLRRRPELWPNAVEEILRVESPVQLTARLALNDVELAGRRLQRGDLVLVYLAAANRDPAVFPDPHRFDIERENAGRHLAFSGGRHFCLGAALARAEGEVGLRTFFDRFPEVRAAGAGSRRETRVLRGWSSLPVALGPAWSMAAVES from the coding sequence GTGAAGGAGCGATTGCACTGGTTCGCGATGCACGGCTTCATCCGCGGCGCCGCGGCGCTCGGAGTCCGGCGGGGCGAGGTCCAGGCCAGGCTGATCGCCGATCCGGCGGTCGCCGCCGACCCGGTGGGCTATTACGACGAAGTCCGCGCCCAGGGCAGGCTGGTGAAAGGCCGGGTCGCCTACCTGACGGCGGACCACGCGCTCGCCCATGAGCTGCTGCGGTCCGACGACTTCCGGGTGTTGGTCTTCGGATCGAATCTGCCGGCGCCGTTGCGATGGCTGGAACGCCGTACCCGTGACGACCTTCTGCATCCGTTGCGTGCTCCGTCGTTATTGGCCGTCGAGCCGCCCGACCACACCCGCTACCGCAAGACGGTGTCGGCGGTGTTCACCCCCAGGGCCGTGGCCGCGCTGCGAGATCGCGTCGAACAGACCGCGGCCGAGCTGTTGGATCGGCTGGCCGCCGAATCGGGTGTGGTGGACATCGTTGGGAGGTATTGCTCCCAACTTCCGGTCTCGATCATCAGCGACATCCTCGGTGTGCCTGAGTCGGAACGGCGCCGTGTCCTGGAATTCGGTGAACTGGCCGCACCGAGTCTGGACATCGGATTGCCGTGGCGGCAATACCGCAGCGTGCAGGACGGGATCGCCGGCTTCAGCTCCTGGCTTGGCGAGCATTTGCAGCAGTTGCGGCGCTCCCCCAGCGACAATTTGATGAGCCAGCTCATTCAGACCGCCGAAAGCGGCTCTGCCGAAACGTATCTCAACGAGAAAGAGCTTCAGGCGATCGCCGGACTGGTGCTGGCCGCCGGGTTCGAGACCACCGTGAACCTGCTCGGCAATGGGATCCGCATGCTGCTGGACGCACCCCAGCACCTCGACACTTTGCGACGACGTCCCGAGTTGTGGCCCAACGCCGTCGAAGAGATCCTGCGGGTGGAGTCGCCGGTGCAGCTAACCGCGCGGCTAGCGCTCAACGATGTCGAGCTCGCCGGCCGGAGGCTGCAGCGTGGCGACTTGGTGCTGGTGTATCTGGCCGCCGCGAACCGGGATCCGGCCGTGTTCCCCGACCCGCATCGCTTCGACATCGAAAGAGAAAACGCCGGAAGGCATCTCGCGTTCTCGGGTGGCCGGCACTTCTGCCTGGGCGCGGCCCTTGCCCGCGCCGAGGGCGAAGTCGGATTGCGCACGTTTTTCGATCGCTTCCCCGAGGTCCGCGCGGCGGGCGCCGGAAGCAGGCGCGAAACCCGGGTGCTGCGCGGATGGTCGTCCTTGCCGGTGGCGCTGGGGCCGGCCTGGTCGATGGCAGCCGTCGAAAGCTAG
- a CDS encoding lipoprotein LpqH: MQNRLLTVALVLAAVVVSVAGCSAAQTTPRRAARLTIDGTTHTTSPPACRQDQMYRTIDVPDRDGGVEAVVLLSGYRVMPQWVKIRNVDGFTGSFWQGGVGDAHVDLTNDAYTITGSAYGINSSNPNKVVTTDFKIVAEC; this comes from the coding sequence GTGCAAAATCGCTTACTCACAGTCGCTTTGGTCCTGGCGGCGGTTGTCGTCAGCGTCGCGGGGTGTAGCGCGGCGCAGACGACTCCTCGTCGAGCCGCCCGTCTGACCATCGACGGCACCACTCACACGACGAGTCCCCCGGCGTGCCGGCAGGACCAGATGTATAGGACCATCGACGTCCCGGACCGCGACGGCGGGGTCGAAGCCGTGGTGCTGCTCAGCGGTTACCGGGTGATGCCGCAGTGGGTGAAGATTCGCAATGTCGACGGATTCACCGGCAGCTTCTGGCAGGGCGGGGTCGGAGACGCGCACGTCGATCTCACCAACGACGCGTACACGATCACGGGCAGCGCGTACGGCATCAACAGCAGCAACCCCAACAAAGTGGTGACCACCGACTTCAAGATCGTCGCCGAGTGCTGA
- a CDS encoding SDR family oxidoreductase — translation MKSVFITGAGSGMGREGAKLFHTKGWRVGAVDRNPDGLAALSEELGADRLWTRAVDVTDKAELDSALADFCAGNSGGGLDMMWNNAGIGESGWFEDVPYDAAMRVVDVNFKAVLTGAYASLPYLRKTPGSLMFSTSSSSGTYGMPRLAVYSSTKHAVKGLTEALSVEWQRHGVRVADVLPGLIDTAILTTTTNHSDDGGAPMTAEQLRATAPKKGLFRLMPASSVADTAWQAYHNQKRLHWYVPKSIRLIDLFKGLSPEFVRRSIVKSLPALAPKRQ, via the coding sequence GTGAAATCCGTCTTCATCACCGGTGCGGGCAGCGGCATGGGCCGCGAGGGAGCAAAGCTGTTCCACACCAAGGGTTGGCGGGTGGGGGCGGTTGATCGCAACCCGGACGGCCTGGCGGCGCTGAGCGAAGAACTCGGTGCTGATCGGCTGTGGACCCGCGCCGTCGATGTGACGGACAAGGCGGAGCTGGACAGCGCGCTCGCCGATTTCTGCGCGGGCAACAGCGGTGGCGGACTCGACATGATGTGGAACAACGCCGGCATCGGCGAATCCGGCTGGTTCGAGGACGTGCCCTATGACGCCGCGATGCGCGTCGTCGACGTGAACTTCAAAGCGGTACTGACCGGCGCATACGCTTCGCTGCCCTATCTCAGGAAGACCCCGGGCAGTCTGATGTTCTCGACGTCGTCGTCGTCCGGGACCTATGGCATGCCCCGCCTGGCCGTCTACTCCTCGACCAAGCACGCGGTCAAAGGTCTGACCGAGGCGCTGAGTGTGGAATGGCAGCGACACGGTGTGCGCGTCGCCGACGTGCTGCCGGGTCTGATCGACACCGCCATCCTCACGACGACGACCAATCACTCCGACGACGGCGGCGCGCCCATGACGGCTGAGCAACTGCGGGCCACCGCACCCAAGAAGGGCTTGTTCCGTTTGATGCCGGCAAGCAGCGTGGCCGACACCGCGTGGCAGGCCTACCACAATCAGAAGCGGTTGCATTGGTATGTGCCCAAGAGCATTCGCTTGATTGATCTGTTCAAAGGGCTGAGTCCGGAATTCGTGCGACGCAGCATCGTCAAGTCCCTACCCGCGCTAGCGCCGAAGCGGCAGTAA
- a CDS encoding SRPBCC family protein: MCLDQPMEGSATVHMAAPAAKIWDLIADVRNTGKFSPEVFEAEWLGDATGPALGAKFRGHVRRNEMGPVYWTTCKVTACEPGREFGFTVLLGDRAVNNWHYRLAPSGSGTDVTESFRLNPAPWLGVYWLFGGFLRKRRNIRDMTKTLNRIKDVVEAG; encoded by the coding sequence CTGTGTTTGGATCAGCCCATGGAAGGTTCGGCGACTGTTCATATGGCGGCGCCTGCGGCCAAGATCTGGGATCTGATCGCAGACGTCCGCAACACCGGAAAGTTTTCCCCTGAAGTTTTTGAAGCCGAGTGGCTTGGCGACGCGACCGGCCCGGCTCTCGGTGCGAAATTCCGCGGTCATGTCCGGCGCAACGAGATGGGCCCGGTGTATTGGACGACGTGCAAGGTCACCGCGTGCGAACCGGGCCGCGAATTCGGCTTTACGGTGCTGCTCGGGGACCGGGCGGTCAACAACTGGCATTACCGCCTGGCGCCCAGCGGCAGCGGGACCGACGTCACCGAGTCGTTCCGGCTCAACCCCGCCCCATGGCTCGGCGTCTACTGGTTGTTCGGCGGCTTTCTGCGCAAGCGCCGCAACATCCGGGACATGACCAAGACGCTCAACCGCATCAAAGACGTGGTCGAGGCGGGCTGA
- the rpfC gene encoding resuscitation-promoting factor RpfC, which yields MLDMKYLCKLLVKSVVVGGFVAASMAWSAGVVSADVAPNWDAIAQCESGGNWHANTGNGEYGGLQFKPGTWARYGGVGNPAAASREQQIAVANRVFAEQGVEAWPKCGAQSGLPIGWYSHPAQGIKQIINGLIQAAVPH from the coding sequence ATGCTGGACATGAAATATCTCTGCAAGCTTCTCGTCAAGTCCGTAGTGGTCGGCGGGTTCGTTGCAGCGTCGATGGCTTGGTCCGCAGGTGTGGTGAGCGCAGACGTCGCTCCCAACTGGGACGCGATTGCTCAATGCGAATCCGGTGGCAACTGGCACGCCAACACCGGGAACGGCGAATACGGTGGGCTCCAATTCAAACCGGGCACCTGGGCCCGCTACGGCGGTGTCGGCAACCCGGCGGCAGCATCGAGGGAACAGCAAATCGCCGTGGCCAACCGGGTTTTCGCCGAACAGGGTGTGGAGGCCTGGCCGAAGTGCGGCGCGCAATCGGGCCTTCCGATCGGTTGGTACTCGCACCCGGCGCAGGGCATCAAGCAGATCATCAACGGCTTGATCCAGGCGGCCGTCCCGCACTGA
- a CDS encoding chorismate mutase produces the protein MHRKVHLPRPAVAVRCGVLIGSLAMLVAPARADTASPLTPLVDAAAQRLQIAEPVAAYKWNTHGAIEDPARVQQELTRLGDDAVAEHIDRDYVTRVFGDQIAATEAIEYSRFAGWKLNRASAPADSPDLSASRSAIDALNQMMLTQILADWDLLHSPECAAQLQAATGSVIQGRQLDNLYQQALSSATQSYCQR, from the coding sequence ATGCACCGAAAGGTCCACTTGCCCCGCCCAGCCGTGGCCGTGCGCTGTGGCGTCCTGATCGGCAGCCTGGCGATGCTCGTGGCGCCGGCTCGAGCCGACACCGCGAGCCCGCTGACCCCCTTGGTCGACGCGGCCGCGCAGCGGCTGCAGATCGCCGAGCCGGTCGCCGCCTACAAGTGGAACACGCACGGCGCCATCGAAGACCCGGCCCGCGTCCAGCAAGAGCTGACCAGACTGGGCGACGACGCCGTAGCCGAACACATCGACCGCGATTACGTGACCCGGGTTTTCGGTGACCAGATCGCTGCCACCGAGGCGATCGAATACAGCCGATTCGCCGGCTGGAAGCTGAACCGGGCAAGCGCTCCAGCGGACTCGCCGGACCTGTCGGCGTCGCGATCAGCGATCGACGCGCTCAACCAGATGATGCTGACTCAAATCTTGGCCGACTGGGACCTGTTGCACTCGCCGGAATGTGCCGCGCAGCTCCAGGCCGCCACGGGCAGCGTCATCCAGGGCCGTCAGCTCGACAACCTGTACCAACAGGCCCTGTCATCGGCGACGCAGTCATATTGCCAGCGATAA
- the ag85B gene encoding diacylglycerol acyltransferase/mycolyltransferase Ag85B: protein MTDLSEKVRAWGRRLLVGTAAAATLPGLIGLAGGAPTANAFSRPGLPVEYLQVPSAGMGRNIKIQFQSGGNGSPAVYLLDGLRAQDDYNGWDINTPAFEWYYQSGLSIVMPVGGQSSFYSDWYNQACGKAGCSTYKWETFLTSELPQYLQSNKNVKPNGSAAVGISMAGSSALILAAYHPGQFIYAGSLSALMDPSQGMGPSLIGLAMGDAGGYKANDMWGPSSDPAWARNDPTIQIPKLVGNNTRLWVYCGNGTPSELGGANMPAEFLENFVRSSNLKFQDAYNAAGGHNAVWNFNANGTHSWEYWGAQLNAMKPDLQGTLGASPGGGG, encoded by the coding sequence ATGACAGATCTGAGCGAGAAGGTCCGGGCCTGGGGGCGCCGGCTTTTGGTCGGCACAGCGGCGGCAGCCACACTGCCAGGCCTGATCGGTCTTGCCGGAGGCGCGCCAACCGCGAATGCATTTTCGCGTCCGGGCCTGCCCGTCGAGTACCTGCAGGTGCCGTCCGCGGGAATGGGCCGCAACATCAAGATCCAGTTCCAGAGCGGCGGCAACGGTTCTCCCGCGGTGTATCTGCTGGACGGTTTGCGGGCCCAAGACGACTACAACGGCTGGGACATCAACACCCCGGCGTTCGAGTGGTACTACCAGTCGGGCCTGTCGATCGTCATGCCGGTCGGTGGGCAATCCAGCTTCTACAGCGACTGGTACAACCAGGCCTGCGGCAAGGCCGGCTGCTCGACCTACAAGTGGGAGACCTTCCTGACCAGCGAGCTGCCGCAGTACCTGCAGTCCAACAAGAATGTGAAGCCCAACGGAAGCGCGGCGGTCGGCATCTCGATGGCCGGTTCCTCCGCCTTGATCCTGGCCGCCTACCACCCGGGCCAGTTCATCTACGCCGGCTCGCTGTCGGCCTTGATGGACCCGTCCCAGGGCATGGGGCCGAGCCTGATCGGTCTGGCCATGGGCGACGCGGGTGGTTACAAGGCCAACGACATGTGGGGGCCGTCGAGCGACCCGGCGTGGGCGCGGAACGACCCGACCATCCAGATCCCGAAGCTGGTCGGCAACAACACCCGGCTGTGGGTGTACTGCGGTAACGGCACGCCCTCCGAGCTTGGTGGGGCCAACATGCCGGCCGAATTCCTGGAGAACTTCGTGCGCAGTAGCAACCTGAAGTTCCAAGACGCCTACAACGCGGCCGGCGGCCACAACGCGGTGTGGAACTTCAACGCCAACGGAACACACAGCTGGGAGTACTGGGGAGCCCAGCTCAACGCCATGAAGCCCGACCTGCAGGGCACGCTGGGTGCTTCCCCGGGCGGCGGCGGATAA
- a CDS encoding DUF7159 family protein: protein MDTVLGLSVTPTTVGWVLAEGHGADGTILDHQELALRAGHGVRAVNTAEQVVDEVLRVDTTAAASDQRLRVIGVTWNDGASAQAALVLEALTDAGFDNVVPVRYLKAIETLAQAIAPVIGYEQTAVCILDQDWTTVVMVDTHDGETQTATKHVRGGFDGLTRWLTGMFERNGWQPGGVVVVGGHSDIDGLSWELEKTLPVPVFVQSMAQVTIARGAALSAARSTEFTDERLVEHISEPIPARTQKRQLSYAGAMTALAAGAVTFVGSVSLAVGIHVGPASAHAAPRHATRPPAPQIVEVAAVAPVPAAPQIKPPAPQAKPPAGEPISEPSAPEEQPGADGERQSVVDGRQPYLTRVLEHIPGDTGDPAVDSAPRAATDPQP from the coding sequence TTGGATACGGTTCTTGGCCTATCCGTGACACCGACCACTGTTGGTTGGGTCCTCGCTGAAGGACACGGCGCGGACGGCACCATCCTGGATCACCAGGAGCTGGCGCTGCGCGCAGGCCACGGCGTGCGCGCCGTGAATACCGCCGAGCAAGTAGTAGACGAGGTGTTGCGGGTCGACACGACGGCGGCCGCGAGCGATCAACGTCTGCGCGTCATCGGAGTGACCTGGAACGACGGGGCATCCGCACAGGCTGCGCTGGTGCTGGAGGCGTTGACCGACGCAGGATTCGACAACGTCGTGCCGGTCCGGTATCTAAAGGCCATCGAGACGTTGGCTCAGGCCATCGCGCCCGTCATCGGTTACGAGCAGACCGCGGTCTGCATTCTCGACCAGGACTGGACGACCGTCGTCATGGTCGACACGCACGACGGTGAGACCCAGACGGCGACCAAGCACGTGCGGGGCGGCTTCGACGGCCTCACCCGCTGGCTCACCGGTATGTTCGAGCGCAACGGATGGCAGCCGGGCGGGGTCGTCGTGGTAGGCGGACACAGCGATATCGACGGTCTCTCCTGGGAGCTCGAAAAGACTTTGCCGGTGCCGGTGTTCGTGCAATCGATGGCCCAGGTGACGATCGCGCGTGGCGCGGCGTTGTCCGCGGCTCGCAGCACCGAATTCACCGACGAGCGGCTGGTGGAGCACATCAGCGAGCCCATTCCGGCGCGCACTCAGAAGCGGCAGCTGTCCTACGCCGGAGCGATGACCGCGTTGGCGGCCGGTGCCGTCACCTTCGTCGGCTCGGTGTCGCTCGCGGTGGGCATCCACGTCGGTCCGGCCAGCGCGCACGCCGCGCCGAGGCACGCCACGCGGCCGCCGGCGCCCCAGATCGTCGAGGTCGCGGCCGTCGCGCCGGTTCCGGCGGCCCCCCAGATCAAGCCGCCTGCCCCGCAGGCCAAACCGCCCGCCGGGGAACCGATTTCGGAGCCGAGCGCTCCGGAGGAGCAACCGGGCGCCGATGGCGAACGGCAGTCCGTCGTCGATGGCCGACAGCCTTACCTGACCCGGGTGCTGGAGCACATCCCGGGTGACACCGGCGATCCGGCCGTCGATTCAGCCCCGCGGGCTGCGACTGACCCGCAGCCCTGA